The following proteins are encoded in a genomic region of Nomascus leucogenys isolate Asia chromosome 17, Asia_NLE_v1, whole genome shotgun sequence:
- the ITPKC gene encoding inositol-trisphosphate 3-kinase C, which translates to MRRCPCRGSLSEAEAGALPAAARMGLEAPRGGRRRQPGQQRPGPGAGAPAGRPEGGGPWARTEGSSLHSEPERAGLGPAPGTESPQAEFWTDGQTEPTAAGLGIETERPRQKTEPDRSSLRTHPERSWSELETTCLWTETGTDGLWTDPHRSDLQFQPEEASPWTQPGVDGPWTELETHGSQTQPARVKFWTDNLWTHQNSSNLQTHPEGACPSKEPSADGSWKELYTDGSRTQQDIEGPWTEPYTDGSQKRQDTETARKQPGTGGFQIQQDTDGSWTQPSTDGSQTAPGTDCLLGEPEDGPLEEPEPGELVTHLYSHLKCSPLCPVPRLIITPETPEPEAQPVGPPSRVEGGSGGFSSASSFDESEDDVVAGGGGASDPEGRSGSKPWKKLKTVLKYSPFVVSFRKHYPWVQLSGHAGNFQAGEDGRILKRFCQCEQRSLEQLMKDPLRPFVPAYYGMVLQDGQTFNQMEDLLADFEGPSIMDCKMGSRTYLEEELVKARERPRPRKDMYEKMVAVDPGAPTPEEHAQGAVTKPRYMQWRETMSSTSTLGFRIEGIKKADGTCNTNFKKTQALEQVTKVLEDFVDGDHVILQKYVARLEELREALEISPFFKTHEVVGSSLLFVHDHTGLAKVWMIDFGKTVALPDHQTLSHRLPWAEGNREDGYLWGLDNMICLLQGLAQS; encoded by the exons ATGAGGCGCTGCCCGTGCCGTGGGAGCCTGAGCGAGGCGGAGGCCGGGGCGCTGCCCGCGGCGGCCCGCATGGGACTGGAGGCGCCGCGAGGAGGACGGCGGCGGCAGCCGGGACAGCAGCGACCTGGGCCCGGCGCAGGGGCCCCGGCGGGGCGGCCGGAGGGGGGCGGACCCTGGGCCCGGACCGAGGGGTCCAGCCTCCACAGCGAGCCCGAGAGGGCCGGCCTCGGGCCTGCGCCGGGGACAGAGAGTCCGCAGGCAGAATTCTGGACAGACGGACAGACGGAGCCCACGGCAGCTGGCCTTGGAATAGAGACCGAGAGGCCCAGGCAAAAGACGGAGCCAGACAGGTCCAGCCTCCGGACGCATCCAGAAAGGAGCTGGTCAGAGCTGGAGACGACTTGTCTTTGGACGGAGACCGGGACAGATGGCCTTTGGACTGATCCGCACAGGTCCGACCTCCAGTTTCAGCCTGAGGAGGCCAGCCCCTGGACACAGCCAGGGGTTGATGGGCCCTGGACAGAGCTGGAAACGCATGGGTCACAGACTCAGCCAGCGAGGGTCAAGTTCTGGACTGATAACCTCTGGACCCACCAGAACAGTTCCAACCTCCAGACTCACCCAGAAGGAGCCTGTCCCTCAAAAGAGCCAAGTGCTGATGGCTCTTGGAAAGAATTGTATACTGATGGCTCCAGGACACAACAGGATATTGAAGGTCCCTGGACAGAGCCATATACTGATGGCTCCCAGAAAAGACAGGATACTGAAACAGCCAGGAAACAGCCTGGCACTGGTGGTTTCCAAATACAACAGGATACCGATGGCTCCTGGACACAACCTAGCACTGACGGTTCCCAGACAGCACctgggacagactgcctcttggGAGAGCCTGAGGATGGCCCATTAGAGGAACCAGAACCTGGGGAATTGGTGACTCACCTGTACTCTCACCTGAAGTGTAGCCCCCTGTGCCCTGTGCCCCGCCTCATCATCACCCCTGAGACCCCTGAGCCTGAGGCCCAGCCAGTGGGACCCCCCTCCCGGGTTGAGGGGGGCAGCGGCGGcttctcctctgcctcttccttcgACGAGTCTGAGGATGACGTGGTGGCCGGGGGCGGAGGTGCCAGCGATCCCGAGGGCAGGTCTGGG AGCAAACCCTGGAAGAAGCTGAAGACAGTTCTGAAGTATTCGCCCTTCGTGGTCTCCTTCCGAAAACACTACCCTTGGGTCCAGCTTTCTGGACATGCTG GGAACTTCCAGGCAGGAGAGGATGGTCGGATTCTGAAACGTTTCTGTCAGTGTGAGCAGCGCAGCCTGGAGCAGCTGATGAAAGACCCACTGCGACCTTTCGTGCCTGCCTACTATGGCATGGTGCTGCAGGATGGCCAGACCTTCAACCAGATGGAAGACCTCCTGGCTGACTTCGAGGGCCCCTCCATTATGGACTGCAAGATGGGCAgcag GACCTATCTGGAAGAGGAGCTAGTGAAGGCACGGGAACGTCCCCGTCCCCGGAAGGACATGTATGAGAAGATGGTGGCTGTGGACCCTGGGGCCCCTACCCCCGAGGAGCATGCCCAGGGTGCAGTCACCAAGCCCCGCTACATGCAGTGGAGGGAAACCATGAGCTCCACCTCTACCCTGGGCTTCCGGATCGAGGGCATCAAG AAGGCAGATGGGACCTGTAACACCAACTTCAAGAAGACGCAGGCACTGGAGCAGGTGACAAAAGTGCTGGAGGACTTCGTGGATGGAGACCACGTCATCCTG CAAAAGTACGTGGCACGCCTAGAAGAACTTCGTGAAGCTCTGGAGATCTCCCCCTTCTTCAAGACCCACGAG GTGGTAGGCAGCTCCCTCCTCTTCGTGCACGACCACACCGGCCTGGCCAAGGTCTGGATGATAGACTTCGGCAAGACGGTGGCCTTACCCGACCACCAGACGCTCAGCCACAGGCTGCCCTGGGCTGAGGGCAACCGTGAGGACGGCTACCTCTggggcctggacaacatgatctGCCTCCTGCAAGGGCTGGCACAGAGCTGA
- the C17H19orf54 gene encoding UPF0692 protein C19orf54 homolog isoform X5 translates to MTSPCSPPLKPPIPPPKTAVPQASSIPSLPLPPSPLDFLALPSPPWSQQTPVPPPPPLPSPPAATGPAPPHVFGLEKSQLLKEAFEKAGPVPKGREDVKRLLKLHKDRFRGDLRWILFCADLPSLIQEGPQCGLVALWMAGTLLSPPSGIPLERLMQVATERGYTAQGEMFSVADMGRLAQEVLGCQAKLLSGGLGGPNRDLILQHLVTGHPLLIPYDEDFNHEPCQRKGHKAHWAVSAGVLLGVRAVPSLGYTEDPELPGLFHPVLGTPCQPPPLPEEGSLGAVYLLSKQGKSWHYQLWDYDQVRESNLQLTDFSPSRATDGRVFKAHLGAVTCASPSTCVSRSGNPVRGVLDGPDLTDGKTEAWRSGIAGLRSHD, encoded by the exons ATGACTTCTCCATGCTCTCCTCCCCTAAAACCACCAATCCCTCCTCCAAAAACCGCTGTACCCCAAGCCAGCAGCATTCCATCTCTTCCTCTACCCCCAAGTCCCCTGGACTTTTTAGCTTTACCATCCCCTCCCTGGAGTCAGCAGACCCCTGTTCCCCCACCGCCCCCACTGCCTTCTCCACCCGCTGCCACAGGGCCTGCTCCCCCTCATGTCTTCGGCCTGGAGAAGAGCCAGCTCCTGAAGGAGGCCTTTGAGAAGGCTGGCCCGGTCCCCAAGGGCAGAGAAGATGTGAAGAGGCTTCTGAAACTACACAAGGACCG GTTCCGAGGTGACCTGCGGTGGATCCTCTTCTGTGCAGACCTGCCGTCCCTTATCCAAGAAGGCCCTCA ATGCGGGCTGGTGGCCTTGTGGATGGCAGGTACTCTCCTGTCGCCCCCCAGTGGCATCCCCTTGGAGAGACTCATGCAGGTGGCCACGGAAAGAGGCTACACAGCCCAGGGAGAGATGTTCTCAG TGGCCGATATGGGCAGGCTGGCCCAGGAGGTGCTGGGCTGCCAGGCCAAGCTGCTCTCTGGTGGCCTGGGTGGTCCTAACAGAGACCTCATCCTGCAGCACCTGGTCACTGGACATCCCCTGCTCATCCC CTACGACGAGGACTTCAACCATGAGCCGTGTCAGAGGAAGGGCCACAAGGCCCACTGGGCGGTGAGTGCAG GGGTCCTGCTGGGTGTTCGGGCTGTGCCCAGTCTTGGCTACACTGAGGACCCTGAGCTGCCGGGCCTGTTCCACCCAGTGCTGGGCACGCCCTGCCAACCACCACCCCTGCCGGAGGAGGGTTCCCTGGGAGCTGTCTACCTGCTGTCCAAGCAGGGCAAGAGTTGGCACTATCAGCTGTGGGACTACGACCAGGTCCGGGAGAGCAACCTGCAGCTGACGGACTTCTCACCCTCACGGGCCACTGACGGCCGGGT TTTTAAAGCCCATCTGGGAGCAGTTACCTGTGCCAGCCCCTCTACCTGTGTTAGCAGATCTGGCAACCCTGTAAGGGGGGTGCTAGATGGACCCGATTTGACAGATGGCAAGACTGAGGCCTGGAGAAGTGGAATCGCTGGCCTGAGGTCACATGACTAG
- the C17H19orf54 gene encoding UPF0692 protein C19orf54 homolog isoform X1 — MTSPCSPPLKPPIPPPKTAVPQASSIPSLPLPPSPLDFLALPSPPWSQQTPVPPPPPLPSPPAATGPAPPHVFGLEKSQLLKEAFEKAGPVPKGREDVKRLLKLHKDRFRGDLRWILFCADLPSLIQEGPQCGLVALWMAGTLLSPPSGIPLERLMQVATERGYTAQGEMFSVADMGRLAQEVLGCQAKLLSGGLGGPNRDLILQHLVTGHPLLIPYDEDFNHEPCQRKGHKAHWAVSAGVLLGVRAVPSLGYTEDPELPGLFHPVLGTPCQPPPLPEEGSLGAVYLLSKQGKSWHYQLWDYDQVRESNLQLTDFSPSRATDGRVYVVPVGGVRAGLCGQALLLTPQDCSH, encoded by the exons ATGACTTCTCCATGCTCTCCTCCCCTAAAACCACCAATCCCTCCTCCAAAAACCGCTGTACCCCAAGCCAGCAGCATTCCATCTCTTCCTCTACCCCCAAGTCCCCTGGACTTTTTAGCTTTACCATCCCCTCCCTGGAGTCAGCAGACCCCTGTTCCCCCACCGCCCCCACTGCCTTCTCCACCCGCTGCCACAGGGCCTGCTCCCCCTCATGTCTTCGGCCTGGAGAAGAGCCAGCTCCTGAAGGAGGCCTTTGAGAAGGCTGGCCCGGTCCCCAAGGGCAGAGAAGATGTGAAGAGGCTTCTGAAACTACACAAGGACCG GTTCCGAGGTGACCTGCGGTGGATCCTCTTCTGTGCAGACCTGCCGTCCCTTATCCAAGAAGGCCCTCA ATGCGGGCTGGTGGCCTTGTGGATGGCAGGTACTCTCCTGTCGCCCCCCAGTGGCATCCCCTTGGAGAGACTCATGCAGGTGGCCACGGAAAGAGGCTACACAGCCCAGGGAGAGATGTTCTCAG TGGCCGATATGGGCAGGCTGGCCCAGGAGGTGCTGGGCTGCCAGGCCAAGCTGCTCTCTGGTGGCCTGGGTGGTCCTAACAGAGACCTCATCCTGCAGCACCTGGTCACTGGACATCCCCTGCTCATCCC CTACGACGAGGACTTCAACCATGAGCCGTGTCAGAGGAAGGGCCACAAGGCCCACTGGGCGGTGAGTGCAG GGGTCCTGCTGGGTGTTCGGGCTGTGCCCAGTCTTGGCTACACTGAGGACCCTGAGCTGCCGGGCCTGTTCCACCCAGTGCTGGGCACGCCCTGCCAACCACCACCCCTGCCGGAGGAGGGTTCCCTGGGAGCTGTCTACCTGCTGTCCAAGCAGGGCAAGAGTTGGCACTATCAGCTGTGGGACTACGACCAGGTCCGGGAGAGCAACCTGCAGCTGACGGACTTCTCACCCTCACGGGCCACTGACGGCCGGGTGTACGTGGTGCCTGTGGGTGGGGTGCGGGCTGGCCTCTGTGGCCAGGCCCTGCTCCTCACACCGCAGGACTGCAGCCATTAG
- the C17H19orf54 gene encoding UPF0692 protein C19orf54 homolog isoform X2: MAGTLLSPPSGIPLERLMQVATERGYTAQGEMFSVADMGRLAQEVLGCQAKLLSGGLGGPNRDLILQHLVTGHPLLIPYDEDFNHEPCQRKGHKAHWAVSAGVLLGVRAVPSLGYTEDPELPGLFHPVLGTPCQPPPLPEEGSLGAVYLLSKQGKSWHYQLWDYDQVRESNLQLTDFSPSRATDGRVYVVPVGGVRAGLCGQALLLTPQDCSH; encoded by the exons ATGGCAGGTACTCTCCTGTCGCCCCCCAGTGGCATCCCCTTGGAGAGACTCATGCAGGTGGCCACGGAAAGAGGCTACACAGCCCAGGGAGAGATGTTCTCAG TGGCCGATATGGGCAGGCTGGCCCAGGAGGTGCTGGGCTGCCAGGCCAAGCTGCTCTCTGGTGGCCTGGGTGGTCCTAACAGAGACCTCATCCTGCAGCACCTGGTCACTGGACATCCCCTGCTCATCCC CTACGACGAGGACTTCAACCATGAGCCGTGTCAGAGGAAGGGCCACAAGGCCCACTGGGCGGTGAGTGCAG GGGTCCTGCTGGGTGTTCGGGCTGTGCCCAGTCTTGGCTACACTGAGGACCCTGAGCTGCCGGGCCTGTTCCACCCAGTGCTGGGCACGCCCTGCCAACCACCACCCCTGCCGGAGGAGGGTTCCCTGGGAGCTGTCTACCTGCTGTCCAAGCAGGGCAAGAGTTGGCACTATCAGCTGTGGGACTACGACCAGGTCCGGGAGAGCAACCTGCAGCTGACGGACTTCTCACCCTCACGGGCCACTGACGGCCGGGTGTACGTGGTGCCTGTGGGTGGGGTGCGGGCTGGCCTCTGTGGCCAGGCCCTGCTCCTCACACCGCAGGACTGCAGCCATTAG
- the C17H19orf54 gene encoding UPF0692 protein C19orf54 homolog isoform X4, producing the protein MRAGGLVDGRYSPVAPQWHPLGETHAGGHGKRLHSPGRDVLSTSYDEDFNHEPCQRKGHKAHWAVSAGVLLGVRAVPSLGYTEDPELPGLFHPVLGTPCQPPPLPEEGSLGAVYLLSKQGKSWHYQLWDYDQVRESNLQLTDFSPSRATDGRVYVVPVGGVRAGLCGQALLLTPQDCSH; encoded by the exons ATGCGGGCTGGTGGCCTTGTGGATGGCAGGTACTCTCCTGTCGCCCCCCAGTGGCATCCCCTTGGAGAGACTCATGCAGGTGGCCACGGAAAGAGGCTACACAGCCCAGGGAGAGATGTTCTCAG CACCAGCTACGACGAGGACTTCAACCATGAGCCGTGTCAGAGGAAGGGCCACAAGGCCCACTGGGCGGTGAGTGCAG GGGTCCTGCTGGGTGTTCGGGCTGTGCCCAGTCTTGGCTACACTGAGGACCCTGAGCTGCCGGGCCTGTTCCACCCAGTGCTGGGCACGCCCTGCCAACCACCACCCCTGCCGGAGGAGGGTTCCCTGGGAGCTGTCTACCTGCTGTCCAAGCAGGGCAAGAGTTGGCACTATCAGCTGTGGGACTACGACCAGGTCCGGGAGAGCAACCTGCAGCTGACGGACTTCTCACCCTCACGGGCCACTGACGGCCGGGTGTACGTGGTGCCTGTGGGTGGGGTGCGGGCTGGCCTCTGTGGCCAGGCCCTGCTCCTCACACCGCAGGACTGCAGCCATTAG
- the C17H19orf54 gene encoding UPF0692 protein C19orf54 homolog isoform X3: protein MTSPCSPPLKPPIPPPKTAVPQASSIPSLPLPPSPLDFLALPSPPWSQQTPVPPPPPLPSPPAATGPAPPHVFGLEKSQLLKEAFEKAGPVPKGREDVKRLLKLHKDRFRGDLRWILFCADLPSLIQEGPQCGLVALWMAGTLLSPPSGIPLERLMQVATERGYTAQGEMFSAPATTRTSTMSRVRGRATRPTGR from the exons ATGACTTCTCCATGCTCTCCTCCCCTAAAACCACCAATCCCTCCTCCAAAAACCGCTGTACCCCAAGCCAGCAGCATTCCATCTCTTCCTCTACCCCCAAGTCCCCTGGACTTTTTAGCTTTACCATCCCCTCCCTGGAGTCAGCAGACCCCTGTTCCCCCACCGCCCCCACTGCCTTCTCCACCCGCTGCCACAGGGCCTGCTCCCCCTCATGTCTTCGGCCTGGAGAAGAGCCAGCTCCTGAAGGAGGCCTTTGAGAAGGCTGGCCCGGTCCCCAAGGGCAGAGAAGATGTGAAGAGGCTTCTGAAACTACACAAGGACCG GTTCCGAGGTGACCTGCGGTGGATCCTCTTCTGTGCAGACCTGCCGTCCCTTATCCAAGAAGGCCCTCA ATGCGGGCTGGTGGCCTTGTGGATGGCAGGTACTCTCCTGTCGCCCCCCAGTGGCATCCCCTTGGAGAGACTCATGCAGGTGGCCACGGAAAGAGGCTACACAGCCCAGGGAGAGATGTTCTCAG CACCAGCTACGACGAGGACTTCAACCATGAGCCGTGTCAGAGGAAGGGCCACAAGGCCCACTGGGCGGTGA